From the genome of Chanos chanos chromosome 5, fChaCha1.1, whole genome shotgun sequence, one region includes:
- the cyth3a gene encoding cytohesin-3, with protein MNEDHQVPEDLSAEERGELSSIRRRKKELLDDIERLKFEIAEVMTEIEQLTCGGESKTTQRNKQIAVGRKKFNMDPKKGIQFLLENDLLQNTPQDIAQFLYKGEGLNKTVIGDYLGERDDFNIKVLQAFVELHEFADLNLVQALRQFLWSFRLPGEAQKIDRMMEAFASRYCQCNPGVFQSTDTCYILSFAIIMLNTSLHNPNVRDKPAVERFISMNRGINGGGDLPEELLRNLYESIKNEPFKIPEDDGNDLTHTFFNPDREGWLLKLGGRVKTWKRRWFILTDNCLYYFEYTTDKEPRGIIPLENLSIREVDEPRKPNCFELYNPNHKGQVIKACKMEADGRVVEGNHVVYRISAPTPEEKEEWIKSIKASISRDPFYDMLATRKRRVASKK; from the exons ATGAACGAAGATCACCAAG TGCCCGAGGATCTCTCAGCGGAGGAAAGAGGTGAACTGTCAAGCATTCGCcgcagaaaaaaagagctacTGGATGATATAGAG CGTTTAAAGTTTGAAATTGCTGAAGTGATGACAGAGATTGAACAGTTAACATGTGGTGGAGAGAG caaaacaacacaaagaaacaagcaaataGCTGTTGGAAGAAAGAAATTCAACATGGATCCTAAAaag GGAATTCAGTTTCTTTTGGAAAATGACCTTTTGCAAAACACACCTCAAGACATTGCACAGTTTCTCTACAAAGGAGAAGGTCTGAACAAAACAGTCATTGGAGATTACTTGGGGGAACG GGATGATTTTAACATCAAGGTTCTGCAGGCTTTCGTAGAGCTCCACGAATTTGCAGACCTCAACCTTGTTCAAGCTTTGAG gCAGTTTCTGTGGAGCTTCAGGCTGCCAGGTGAGGCTCAGAAGATTGACCGGATGATGGAGGCCTTTGCTTCACGCTATTGCCAGTGCAATCCAGGTGTCTTCCAGTCTACAG ATACCTGCTACATCCTGTCATTTGCCATCATTATGCTCAACACCAGCCTGCATAACCCCAACGTCAGGGACAAACCAGCGGTGGAGAGATTCATCTCCATGAACCGTGGGATAAACGGGGGTGGAGACTTGCCTGAGGAACTGCTCAGG AATCTATATGAAAGTATAAAAAATGAGCCGTTTAAAATTCCTGAGGACGATGGCAATGACCTAACACATACATTCTTCAACCCAGACAGAGAAGGTTGGCTCCTTAAACTAG GAGGAAGAGTAAAGACGTGGAAAAGAAGATGGTTCATTTTAACAGACAACTGCCTGTATTACTTTGAATACACAACT GATAAGGAGCCACGGGGTATCATCCCATTGGAAAACCTTAGTATACGGGAAGTGGATGAACCCAGGAAACCA AACTGCTTTGAGCTGTACAACCCCAATCACAAAGGTCAGGTGATCAAAGCGTGTAAAATGGAAGCGGACGGAAGGGTGGTGGAGGGGAATCACGTCGTCTATCGAATATCGGCACCAACACCCGAAGAGAAGGAGGAATGGATCAAATCCATCAA AGCAAGCATCAGCAGGGACCCTTTCTATGATATGCTGGCGACCAGGAAGCGACGGGTGGCGAGTAAAAAGTGA
- the usp42 gene encoding ubiquitin carboxyl-terminal hydrolase 42 has product MTIVDKPSEKSDLESERCNRSSSLTFRCPRDMEGNCSNWGVGSSASDPSRAKTPCKGAALGSVMYSSTATPQADRPKEQVVMTGGDGIALPQKVLFPAERLSLRWNQVHRIGAGLQNLGNTCFLNSTLQCLTYTPPLANYMLSREHSKTCREPGFCMMCTMQNHIIQVFANSGNVIKPIGVLSELKRIAKHFCYGDQEDAHEFLRYTVDAMQKSCLPGYNVDRQTQATTFVHQVFGGYLRSRVKCFNCKAVSDTFEPFLDIALEIKTAQTLNKALELFVKPEQLDGENAYKCSKCKKMVQASKRFTIHRSSNVLTISLKRFANYNGGKITKDVRYPEHIDMRPFMSQTHGEPLVYSLYAVLVHSGFSCYAGHYYCYIKASSGQWYQMNDSSVTVSDTRSVLNQQAYVLFYIRSPDLKNGGDMNHVNRTPGQSSPRPILTPKLSGPRQAPPGFIGPQLPPHMIKNTPHLNGNGSSKEYHSGSKPIPDPEKRQKLSFLIGPGKTVQSSQTQPRPSCSSSSASHTHPQPSSSCTSSQSTSDLLSGPSRSLKVNGTSVNHTGSALLVPYSQESSEESDQEGGALENGLAYSASASANGKGGNAVPSRSPGVLSQPALKTNGSSNGLTEKAVHENGSENQSVSKPSQNGHHRVNGINHSEKVTGNGHMMSPITSPINGMDTQLKPNPELRQPSQEPGRSDASSCESIPSTGKPDTLSPSPSTLTKRAKILSPSLPQPTACPPPTSASVPNANPEANGKLTDATPSLHTNSQTALTDQPVHCYSTSTATGVGTNSQPSHGHSRILGAGDAPVASQKAKVTLDAAKCNGRDSKSDMKDSNKESKYGSREGKRTAEDRERECDRDRPHVAKDRERDKDRYKHHRDYDERSRDRYGHAHRPERERRPQRDRSSSRERHHREWDAKRHRDHHHHHHHRRDYDHRHRDQRTWGRDWDRERDRDGRHLADDHDGHRSSGRWRWAADGGRGRGHHAQDENNSKARPSSPRSASPANGHWDRKRSLREDGDDDYDVPEEHRAKKHKKSKKKKRNRDRRRSSSKEPSDKSGSSWKHKKKKRKRRRSEEDEGAEDRARAESRSVHSSEEGDLRGAKGRDDAERKSRDHERSPHKRARLEPLSSSSSSSSSSSSSSTQHAHLNGHTGNDVSHYNGHSVNGLSNGLKSTHSNHTEASTQRTTTVSSTSASAYTEGKGLRGVVTSANEDVHVA; this is encoded by the exons ATGACCATAGTTGACAAACCATCAGAGAAGTCTGACCTAGAGTCAGAACGGTGCAATCGCTCCAGCTCCCTGACCTTCCGCTGCCCCAGAGACATGGAAGGCAACTGCTCTAACTGGGGTGTGGGCTCCTCTGCTTCAGACCCCTCCAGGGCTAAGACTCCTTGTAAGGGCGCTGCTCTCGGATCAGTCATGTACAGCAGTACCGCAACCCCACAGGCTGACAGGCCCAAGGAGCAAG TGGTGATGACTGGAGGAGATGGAATTGCTCTTCCCCAGAAGGTCCTCTTCCCTGCCGAGCGCCTCAGCCTGCGGTGGAACCAGGTCCATCGTATTGGAGCAGGTCTCCAGAACTTGGGCAACACGTGTTTCCTTAACTCCACCCTTCAGTGTCTCACCTACACCCCACCTCTTGCCAACTACATGCTGTCCCGAGAGCATTCAAAAACAT GTCGGGAGCCTGGATTCTGTATGATGTGCACCATGCAGAACCACATCATCCAAGTGTTCGCCAATTCGGGAAACGTCATCAAACCCATAGGTGTTCTTAGTGAGCTAAAAC GGATTGCGAAACACTTCTGTTACGGAGATCAGGAAGATGCTCACGAGTTCCTTAGGTACACAGTGGATGCTATGCAAAAGTCCTGCCTGCCTGGATATAA TGTGGACAGGCAAACGCAGGCAACTACTTTCGTGCATCAAGTCTTTGGAGGCTATCTACGGTCTAGAG TGAAATGCTTTAATTGCAAAGCAGTGTCTGATACATTTGAGCCTTTCCTGGATATTGCACTGGAAATTAAG ACTGCCCAGACTCTTAACAAAGCTCTGGAGTTGTTTGTGAAGCCAGAACAACTGGATGGTGAAAATGCCTACAAATGCAGCAA ATGTAAGAAAATGGTTCAAGCCTCGAAGAGATTCACAATCCACCGCAGCTCTAATGTCCTTACCATCTCATTAAAACGCTTTGCCAATTACAATGGAGGCAAAATTACAAAG GATGTGCGGTACCCAGAGCATATAGACATGCGTCCGTTCATGTCTCAGACCCATGGAGAACCACTGGTCTACTCATTGTATGCCGTGCTTGTTCACTCTGGTTTCAGTTGCTACGCTGGACACTATTACTGCTACATAAAG GCTAGCAGTGGGCAGTGGTACCAGATGAATGATTCATCCGTTACTGTCAGTGACACGCGTTCAGTTCTCAACCAACAAGCCTATGTGCTCTTCTACATCAG ATCACCAGACCTGAAGAATGGAGGTGACATGAACCACGTGAATCGTACTCCAGGCCAGTCGTCCCCACGGCCTATCCTAACACCAAAGTTGTCTGGGCCTCGACAGGCCCCCCCGGGCTTCATTGGCCCCCAGCTACCGCCACACATGATCAAG aaTACCCCACACCTTAATGGGAACGGTTCCTCAAAGGAGTACCACAGTGGCTCTAAGCCCATCCCTGacccagagaaaagacagaagttgTCCTTCCTCATCGGTCCTGGCAAAACTGTGCAATCCAGCCAAACCCAGCCAAGACCCAGCTGCTCTTCATCCTCTGcttcacacactcatccacaacCCTCCTCTTCCTGCACTTCCTCACAGTCTACCTCAGACCTGCTCTCCGGTCCCTCCCGGTCCTTGAAGGTCAACGGCACATCTGTCAACCATACTGGATCCGCTCTCCTGGTGCCCTATAGCCAGGAGTCTTCGGAAGAATCCGACCAGGAGGGCGGAGCTTTGGAGAACGGCCTGGCCTACTCGGCTTCCGCGTCGGCTAACGGCAAGGGCGGGAACGCCGTCCCGTCCCGTAGCCCTGGCGTGCTGTCTCAGCCAGCCCTCAAAACAAACGGATCATCCAATGGTTTGACGGAGAAAGCCGTTCACGAAAATGGATCAGAGAACCAGAGTGTTTCTAAGCCCAGCCAGAACGGCCATCACAGAGTCAATGGCATAAACCACTCGGAGAAG GTTACCGGGAATGGGCACATGATGTCTCCTATCACCAGCCCTATTAATGGGATGGACACTCAGCTCAAACCCAACCCTGAGCTCAGGCAGCCAAG cCAAGAGCCCGGGCGCTCTGATGCAAGTTCCTGTGAAAGCATCCCATCTACAGGAAAACCCgatactctctctccctcaccgtCTACTCTCACCAAAAGGGCTAaaattctctctccttcacttcctCAACCAACCGCTTGTCCCCCTCCCACCTCAGCGTCCGTTCCTAATGCAAACCCCGAGGCCAACGGCAAGCTCACGGACGCGACCCCGAGTCTCCATACCAACAGCCAGACAGCCTTAACAGATCAACCGGTTCACTGCTACAGCACCTCTACTGCAACGGGCGTCGGAACCAACTCTCAGCCAAGCCATGGTCATAGTCGGATCCTCGGAGCTGGCGACGCTCCTGTCGCCTCCCAGAAGGCTAAGGTGACCTTAGATGCAGCTAAATGCAACGGGCGGGACAGCAAATCGGATATGAAGGACTCTAACAAAGAGAGCAAGTACGGTTCTCGCGAGGGCAAGAGGACCGCGGAGGACAGAGAACGCGAGTGCGACCGGGACCGGCCGCACGTCGCCAAGGACCGCGAACGCGACAAGGACCGATACAAACACCACAGGGACTACGACGAGAGAAGCAGGGACCGCTATGGCCACGCCCACAGGCCCGAGAGAGAGCGACGCCCGCAGAGGGACCGCTCGTCCAGCCGAGAGAGGCACCACAGGGAGTGGGATGCCAAACGGCACCGggaccaccaccatcaccaccaccaccgcaGGGACTACGACCACAGACACAGGGATCAGCGGACCTGGGGCCGCGACTGGGACCGGGAGAGAGACCGGGACGGCAGGCACCTGGCCGACGACCACGACGGTCACAGGTCCTCCGGCCGCTGGCGCTGGGCGGCAGACGGAGGGCGGGGCAGGGGCCACCACGCTCAGGACGAGAACAACAGCAAAGCCAGGCCCTCGTCTCCTCGCTCTGCCAGCCCAGCGAACGGACACTGGGACAGGAAACGGAGTCTTCGAGAGGACGGCGACGATGACTACGACGTCCCTGAAGAACACAGGGCAAAGAAGCATAAGAAGtcgaagaaaaagaagaggaacagGGACAGGCGGAG GAGCTCGAGCAAAGAGCCGTCTGACAAAAGCGGAAGCTCGTggaaacacaaaaagaagaaacgGAAGAGAAGGAGGTCCGAGGAGGACGAGGGCGCGGAGGACCGGGCCCGCGCCGAGAGCCGCTCCGTCCACAGCTCCGAGGAGGGCGACCTCAGAGGAGCCAAAGGGAGAGACGACGCGGAGAGGAAGAGCCGCGACCACGAGCGGTCTCCTCACAAACGCGCCCGCCTTGAacctctttcctcttcctcctcctcttcctcttcctcctcctcctcctccacacaacACGCTCACCTCAACGGCCACACAG GTAACGACGTAAGCCATTACAATGGACACTCTGTAAATGGCTTGAGCAACGGGTTGAAATCAACACACTCGAACCACACCGAGGCTTCCACAC aacgTACCACCACTGTCAGCAGCACGAGTGCCTCAGCGTACACAGAAGGAAAAGGGCTTCGTGGGGTCGTGACCTCTGCAAAT GAGGACGTACATGTTGCTTAG
- the LOC115813006 gene encoding ankyrin repeat domain-containing protein 61-like: MPFHSCIYCSRNYFTLSLLQNLTILPIHLAAAYKKARSLEILLDSGADPELRDQCGRNTLHLVVTNWPNALTTWPSISPRFQKNMTTMHQRAEDCLRVLCEYGVSLNAPVYGESHPTALHLAVRFRALSAVAILGSHGAKINVSDKFGGTPLHIAAGVLNTKITSCLIEMGADVNMVVRHTGNSALHLAVYAASRKLYGTLDADLECISVLLERGASVDALNKEGHTALHEACHSGAETIVNLLLKHGADINKLTTSGESCLFLFLDKTYNLKHTSLLGKLLRLTSPLTITNKKGLFPRTVMLPEFSKQKDRLMHLAQQPRDLLDICKIHLNLCYSESCRVAFKNLLPSHLYDFVFNHWECPPDLTFYEEAEKSQSSDPFDFLHRFHNFRF, encoded by the exons ATGCCCTTTCATTCTTGTATATATTGCTCTCGTAATTATTTCACACTGTCGTTGCTCCAGAATCTCACGATTCTTCCCATACACCTGGCTGCTGCATACAAGAAAGCACGGAGTCTTGAGATCCTCTTGGATTCAGGTGCCGATCCAGAGCTAAG GGACCAGTGTGGTCGAAATACTCTGCATCTCGTGGTCACCAATTGGCCAAATGCCTTAACGACCTGGCCAAGCATCAGCCCGAGATTTCAGAAAAACATGACCACAATGCATCAGCGTGCTGAGGACTGCCTACGGGTGCTGTGTGAGTACGGGGTGAGCCTCAATGCCCCGGTGTACGGCGAATCTCATCCTACAGCGCTTCACCTGGCCGTGCGATTTAGAGCCCTGTCTGCTGTGGCTATTTTGGGCAGTCATGGCGCCAAAATCAACGTTTCTGACAAATTTGGAGGGACGCCACTACACATAGCAGCCGGTGTTCTCAACACAAAAATCACCTCCTGCCTCATCGAGATGGGCGCGGACGTCAACATGGTCGTACGGCATACGGGCAACAGCGCCCTCCACCTGGCTGTCTACGCCGCCTCCAGAAAGCTGTACGGGACCCTGGACGCCGATCTCGAATGCATCAGCGTACTCTTGGAGCGGGGGGCATCGGTGGACGCACTCAATAAGGAAGGTCACACCGCCCTGCACGAAGCTTGCCATAGTGGAGCAGAGACGATTGTCAACCTTCTTCTGAAGCACGGCGCCGACATTAACAAGCTCACAACCTCGGGGGAAAGCTGTCTATTTCTCTTCCTGGACAAGACATACAatctcaaacacacctcactACTGGGTAAACTTCTGAGGTTAACCTCCCCCTTGACCATCACCAACAAAAAAGGCCTGTTCCCTCGTACGGTCATGCTCCCAGAGTTCTCGAAACAGAAGGACCGCTTGATGCATCTCGCACAGCAGCCCCGAGACCTGTTAGACATTTGTAAGATCCACTTAAACCTTTGCTATAGCGAGAGTTGCAGGGTAGCTTTTAAGAACCTGCTGCCCTCTCACCTGTACGATTTTGTCTTCAACCACTGGGAGTGCCCCCCTGATTTGACGTTTTATGAGGAGGCTGAAAAAAGTCAGAGCTCAGACCCATTCGATTTTTTACACAGATTTCACAACTTCCGCTTTTAA